Below is a window of Phocoena phocoena chromosome 12, mPhoPho1.1, whole genome shotgun sequence DNA.
ctgcctctctcttataggGACTTCTGTGATTCTATCAAGCCCACCCAGATAATAAAGGATAAtttccccatctcaaaatcctgaACTTAAATCACATTTGTCAAGACCCTTCTGCCATATAAtggaacatattcacaggttctagggattaggatcCAAACATCTCTGGGGTGGCTGGGGGAAaaggagtattattcagcctgcTATACTTTCTATTAAATGGTTTGCTTTAAAGAATtgacttttggggcttccctggtggcgcagtggttgagagtctacctgccaattcaggggacacaggttcgtgccccggtccgggaagatcccacatgccgcagagcggctgggcccgtgagccatggctgctgagcctgcgcgtccggagcctgtgccccgcagcaggagaggcccgcgtaccaaaaaaaaaccaaaagaagtgatttttttagGCCAGAAAAGGAgggagtttaatttttttcaggttatctataaatatgtttttgtgccatggcaataaaactgggaaatatCACAAGtatcttaaaggaaaatttaCTTTCATTAAGCAAGCACTCAAAATTACTAAGCttggttttaaaaatcagagttaaCTAATTTGTTGTCcttgttttaaaatggaaagtgCTACATCTTAAGAAGCCCCTCGATGCCTGGCAAACTGGGACAGATTGGTCACCCGATAAGggtataaaataataagtaactTCACTGTTTACGTCAGGAAATTCTTATCAACTTGTCAGTTGAACTGCTCGCTCCTCTGGGCAAATAGCTCTTCTATCAGAAGAGATTGCTTCCCTGGGCAAAGAGGTCGCTTACACCTTATCAAAGGTTCACTTACCAAGACTTGCTTCAAGACTGAATCTCTTATGTTACTGAGTTTGCCCAATCTCAACCAGATTCCTGCACTGGAAAACATTCCTCCTACCACTTGAACCCAGACTACAAAAGGCTGTAATTATCTTGCCCTGAGCATCCCCTCCTTAGACAACTGACTCTGTCAAAGTGGCATTTTCCTTTAGAGAAGGAATGAAAACATCAACACACAGCCAGGCAGCCTTTGACACTGCACACAGAAAGACTGTGCTACAGAACTTGTAACCACCCTGTAAATAGTATCACAGTTACTTGCTCCTAAAATTTAATGGGATTCTTCCCTTGCACTACTTTTCACAGCTGTGTGCCTTGCAGAATCTACTGCTACCCTGGTTCATTCACACACGTCACATGGCTTAAGGCCGCCCTCTGTCCAGTTCCGGATGCCCTTCTTTGCTGCAATATCTCCTGATAGCTCACTCAACTAATACCTCCCTCACCAAATAGCAACTTATTTTGTTGACTACTAGAACTCTAAAGACGATGTGACATTAAATGCGTAAGTTGAAAACAGAAGAATTCTAGTTCTTTAATAACCAACAGCAGAAGATAATACTTTAAATTAAAAGGCATTTTATACCTCCTAAGTGCATTTTAAACTACTTTAAGTGTACTATACAGAGACACCTAGCAAAGAAATATTTAGGGCTCAGTAGTAAAGATTTAATTTAGTTGCATGTAGATAATTAGCTAAGCTctttaatatttacaaatcagaCATAATTACATTTTCATGTATCTTGCAAAACCACAATAATGCACTGGaaattaaatattacattatGATGATAAACTCTGCCTATGCAATTATTTTACTTgttaataataaatgaaacaaaatttcagAGATGAGATTTATTACTGAGCTCCAATTCCAATGATTTGGAGAATGTGGTAAATATCTAGAAATGAAACAGGTCTAGAACACTCATTAgaaaggtgtatatatatatatataaggtaaACCCATGTTCTTATGGTTATTTTAAAACTAGACCTTCTTTTCTTATCTATTGAGTAGTTCTAGTTTTTAAATAACTGTAAGAACATTTGGTCTACATTTATAATATCACTGTAACATTTACAAAAGCCAAAACAGATAACGGTTATAGTCAAATAAAAACATCATACTCAGTATAacatactttctttttaaaaaaagaaaaactccaatTACTTTGGgttattctctcatttaatctttattttagtaGTTGAATGGGAGTatcttttcaattaaaattctGGACCAAAATTAGCTGAAATGGAAAATCGAAATATAAGACCCATCTGTGACTCTGTCAAAACTATTTGTTTTTAACTGCAGGCTTTACGATAATTtacaattgtttttttctttacaaatataGGTTCTATGCCAGGTAGAAAATGAACACTGTCCTTGCAAACAGCAAAACAAACTAAACACTCACAACAGTTGTAAATGCACAATTccccttaaaatgttaaaaataccaTGTAAATTTAAGAGCATCGGTACTTTTTATTACACAGAACTTAATTCACAAAAGTGACTTCCATTCTCATGGCACTTTTACAAGAGGATTTagtcaagaaaaaatattgagcAGCTCTTTCTGTGGAAAAAGAATGCGATAATGGCTACAGTTTTGAAAGGACAACTTTCACTATAGTGGCCTGGCTGCAACCGTCATCCTTCTTCCTCAGTAGCATCTTCTAGAACAAGAAACAAGATACTGTTTGGTGCTAATCTTCACCTGAAGATTTCAGAGTCCCCAGTAAAGCTCCATCTGCAGTAACCAGCACTGTTAATCCCACTTAGATGTTTTCCTCCTCATATAACTGTGTCCCTCACTATCAATAGCTTCATAGAGGTCCTTCTTATTCTCCTGTGTCGCATGTAGATAACCGATATAAGCCACACAAAGTGAAAGGGTTATTAATCCGAAAGCCATTACAGGTTTGTtctgtcaaaggaaaaaaattataagacctCATTAAGACTCATCATTTGAGGAGACTCAAGTATCTCTTGCACTTTTCTCTTGACATGCCAAGGCTTTAGTACCACACCACATCCCTATggtattaatttcatttataaaaatttaccCAGTTCTTTATTCAATTAACTCAACTCCTGATAATTTAGAGACTACAGAAGACTCTTGCTTCTTCTCTCCACAGCTGGGACATCTCCAACCTTCACCTTTAGGAAGGTGAGGCTGGAAGAGGTGCAAGGGAAACGAGAGGCATGAAAACTGGTCCAGTGCTCAGAGTTTTCAGTGTTATCTGTGTGATGTTGgaaaagttgcttaacttctctgggcccaAGCTTCCCACTTGCAAACcttaaattagttaattttattaGGAAGTGAGGAACGAAGTATACATGCTATTCTTCTCACCTGAGTTCATGGATAACTGGCAGAAACCCTTTCATGTCATATACCAGGTACAGCAAAATATACACGCTCTTCTCTGGGAACTTATTCTATTACCTCAAGAAATTTAGTGATTGGAAGAGAAATGCTATTACAATAACCTTGATTTGCTGCTGTAAAATCCAAGACCCTAAGAGGCAAAGTGATGcagctttgaattttttaaaaaaagctttttaaatttgtattttctgcTTCTGTCACCATACCTGTTGTACTACTATTATTTCAAATCTtaatcatcaaaaaaaataaaggtcaaaCCTCAGAGCAGTTTAAAtttacaattcttttaaaaatatttcttattttatttattcatgcattcattcattcatggctgcgttgggtctttgttgctgcgcgcgggctttctctagttgcggcgagggctactcttcgttgcgatgtgtgggcttctcactgcggtggcttctcttgttgtggagcacgggctgcaggcgcatgggcttcagtacttgtggcacatgggctcagcagttgtggctcgcgggctctcaagcgcaggctcagtagttgtggcacacaggctcagttgctccgcagcatgtgggatcttcccggaccagggctcgaacccgtgttccctgccctggcaggcggattcttaaccactgcaccaccagggaagccctaaatttacaATTCTTGAAATGTATTTGGCAATTAAAAGAAtacattagggacttccctggtggcacagtggttaagaatccacctgccaatacaggggacatgggttcgagccctggtccgggaagatcccacatgctgcggagcaactgagcccatgcgccacaactactgagcctgcgctctagagcccatgagctacaactactgagcctgtgctctagagcctaggagccacaactactgagcctgtgtgccacaactactgaagcccgtgcacctagagcccgtgctccacaacaagagaagccaccgcaatgagaagcacaggcacggcaacgaagagtagcccacgaaccgcaacgaagagtagcccccgctccctgcaactagagaaagtccacgtgcagcaacgaagacccaacgcagccaataaataggtaaataaataaataaatatataaaagaatacattagttcaacatttttaaaacattctactTTGATTTAATGATTTGATTGTTAAATTGACCTATTTAACTTTCAAACAGCTTATACTGGCAACTATGTTATTAAAATTCTAATTACATTCAATACATTTAAGTACATTGTAtgatttgagttttaaaaaagtaaaatttatcatatcaaatatattcaataacttgCTACAAAAATATGAATGATTAGCTAACTCCCTAACAGTGTACAAAtgcatgttttgaaatttttcaagatATGTTTGCACTATCCCCCTaggttaaaatattaataaagcctGGAATTGTAGACTATAAGAATGATCAgattttcagtctgttttctttgtttcaatgGAAGATCTTATTTACTTAATAATACTTGatcaaacaataaaaatttccttaaaattaatgcagatattaaaagaaaattttaaacggGAATTTGAAAAGTCAATCCATTAAAATCCAaccattttccattaaaattctCCAAATGTGCTCAAAATAATTagttttatatgtgttttaagTGAAACAGCATTTAAGATCTCCCTTCCACCTGCTTTTTATTCACAGAGAGGTCTTCCaagataaaatcaaataataagaCCTTTCTATTTCTGACAGCCTAGTTAAATTGAACATAAAGTCTTAtcctgggaacttccctggtggtctagtggctgggactccgcactcccagtgcagggggcctggttcgatccctggttggggagctgaatcccacatgcagcaactaaaggtcccacatgctgcaactgggacccagcgcagccagataaataaataaatattaaaaaaaaaaagtcttatcaTGGATGTATTTCTTACAGGTTTAATGAAGAGCTCTGGATTCACAGCTCGAAATAAGGTTGTGGTGCGGACCCCTCTGAGCCCTGGGTTTCCCAGGTCTTTTTCCTTGGGTGGCTCCTTTTTAAAGGCTGGAGGCTCAGGTGCTGAAGACATCTTGACTAATGATGATTTAgtacctaaaaataaaatgagagactttttttcccttccagattATGTTCTTTTGATAATGCTCTTTAAGAAATGGATTccgtattcattcttttttgaattCCAGTCCACTTTTCCACCAAAAGTGATGgtcaattattttcttcctttgtataACACATACTTTGTAAATGGAACTTCAGGTTTTGCTTGGCAAAatggctattttatttttcatc
It encodes the following:
- the SMIM8 gene encoding small integral membrane protein 8, which gives rise to MSSAPEPPAFKKEPPKEKDLGNPGLRGVRTTTLFRAVNPELFIKPNKPVMAFGLITLSLCVAYIGYLHATQENKKDLYEAIDSEGHSYMRRKTSKWD